From the genome of Bacillus sp. 2205SS5-2:
CAGCCGTTGAAGAGTTGTTTGCAGCAAAAGAGTATACGATTCAGTCAATATCAAAAGATCATGGTGAGATATTGGTTGGAAAAAAGGGTAAATTATTTATTGTGGCAACTGTATTGACTGTACGTCCTTTCGAAACAGCGGTCGATTTTAAGGTCACGTCAGAAAAGATGATTCTAACGGGTGCATATCCAAAACTAAAGAGCGAAGTATTAGCTTTGTACAATGGACTAAATCAAAAGTTAAAACCCTTTCAACAATAAGTCGATTCGGACTTGTTGTTTTTTTTGAAGGCTCTTTTCGTATACTTTGCCTGACGCCGCAGGGCAGCCACTTTCGCTTTTCGTAAATGATGCCCGAAACAAAGCTATATCACCGTTTATAGACTGGTTCGAAAAGTAGCAAACTTTTCCAAAACAGCCTTTTTGAAAGTTAGTGTGTCCGATAAACTAGATTCACTATGGCCACCACTTGTGTATTAGTCCTCTTTTCTATAAGATGAAAGTAATAGATTTTTTGAGGCGGAGTTGATGAAATGAAGTGTCCATCTTGTCAGTCAAATGCAACTAGGGTTGTGGATTCTCGACCGGTCGATGAGGGCCGCTCCATTCGACGCAGGAGGGAATGTGAAGAATGTGCTCACAGGTTTACGACCTTTGAAAAAATTGAAGAGCTCCCATTGATTGTCGTAAAAAAAGAAGGAACACGTGAAGAGTTCAGCCGCGAGAAAATGCTAAGAGGCTTAATTAAAGCTTGTGAAAAACGTCCTGTCGCTCTAGAAGAATTAGATAAACTCTCGACAGAGATTGAGAAAGAACTTCGTAGAGAAGGTAGTTCAGAAGTGAAATCGGATATCATTGGAGAAATGATTATGGACCGATTAGCCATCGTGGATGAAGTTGCCTA
Proteins encoded in this window:
- a CDS encoding cytosolic protein, with translation MGSFKRAFIRFSQECETSDSNLDKELRTKYYKSSFDKAFAAVEELFAAKEYTIQSISKDHGEILVGKKGKLFIVATVLTVRPFETAVDFKVTSEKMILTGAYPKLKSEVLALYNGLNQKLKPFQQ
- the nrdR gene encoding transcriptional regulator NrdR; translated protein: MKCPSCQSNATRVVDSRPVDEGRSIRRRRECEECAHRFTTFEKIEELPLIVVKKEGTREEFSREKMLRGLIKACEKRPVALEELDKLSTEIEKELRREGSSEVKSDIIGEMIMDRLAIVDEVAYVRFASVYRQFKDINVFLDELKELIKK